From the genome of Primulina eburnea isolate SZY01 chromosome 12, ASM2296580v1, whole genome shotgun sequence, one region includes:
- the LOC140806561 gene encoding LOW QUALITY PROTEIN: protein SMAX1-LIKE 7-like (The sequence of the model RefSeq protein was modified relative to this genomic sequence to represent the inferred CDS: inserted 1 base in 1 codon) → MVALSYQFLDNKNFPSTLRAITYYQILSAARTLLPMPTPVNAARQCLTQEAAAALDESVTVARRRGHAQTTSMHMVSSLLSLPNSSLREACMRTRNNAYSTRVQFKALELSLSVALDRLPSSQAGKIEQPPVSNSLMAAIKRSQANQRRQPENFSYYQQQQQQYSSCSSVPIVKVELQNLILSILDDPLVSRVFGEAGFRSYDIKAATLRPGNSFHTPHLFGYSSRYKRPNPPLFLCNFGSGDNISEAGGKSFNFPFMGCFSRDENSRRIGEVMVKNKKRNPLLLGVSSGDALRSFLEVVRRKIDSVLPVGLSGLSVICVKDEILRFVNGDLDQGSLKLRLEEVERMVESVVGTGVVLNFGDLKVLCGDVVCIDGLNDFVSKLTGLLQIHGGKLWLIGAAATHEIYFKFLNKFPSVEDDWDLEILPITSLTFSMGGSYPRSSLMESFVPLGGFFSMPSDAKNTLSSSCHYVVRCHLCNEKCEQEVTALSDGDSCDSVLKQSQSSLPPWLQNAEYNTQNGVTDLKAKDDRLSLNAKISGIQKKWDGICQHHHYSQSFAKGYTSQCSYPFPRVTGFQVTEEGKENASKDSSKHSDESSPEQGSKNVMSSLSTDLWQSPSLKEPNTLDVLSKTNNLNVLSKPVENHSKFDREIGGLKLSASSASIINGRTSPTSATSVTTELGLGTVSACTDKEFEKHADQTHMDTLQQYKVNDPKVLFKSLVERVGQQEEAIYAVVEAITRRPTKMAGLHGASRGDTWFNFRGPDRLGKRKLGLALAEMLYGSTDSFIFADLSFRDEITHPDALWNLQVINKYDVSMRGTVVDYLVEKLSKRPSVVFLENVDKADLVVQNSLFHAAKTGRFIDLSGREVNISNSVFLVTTRFKKGSNCFFSGNEIAEYSEEEISLVKGRTIQIWIGFDLNDDPTSDKSTLSDPVSVNKRKLTASSSSSRGRNTDRIGILDMSKRAHKAVNRFLDLNLPADASETVSKEETESESSSENSNSWLEDFEGQIDRVVVFEPFDFEKLAEKLIKDIKESSNKIFGVECSLEIELSVMQQLLAAAYLFDIQKVEDWIQRVLKQGFAXAIGKYSIDAHSVVKLLTCDGGFSEDKLAGSLLPAGIILS, encoded by the exons ATGGTCGCTTTAAGCTATCAATTTCTTGATAATAAAAACTTCCCTTCAACTCTACGTGCCATTACTTACTATCAAATTCTTAGCGCTGCCCGCACTCTACTGCCTATGCCCACACCCGTTAACGCCGCCAGACAATGCCTAACGCAGGAGGCGGCGGCCGCCCTCGACGAGTCGGTGACGGTGGCTCGCCGCCGTGGGCACGCGCAGACGACGTCGATGCATATGGTGTCCTCGCTCCTATCACTCCCGAACTCTTCTTTACGTGAAGCATGCATGCGGACGCGCAACAATGCGTACTCCACTCGGGTTCAGTTCAAGGCTCTGGAGCTGTCTTTGAGTGTGGCTTTGGACCGCTTGCCTTCTTCGCAAGCGGGGAAAATTGAGCAGCCACCGGTATCGAATTCTCTGATGGCGGCTATCAAAAGATCGCAAGCTAATCAGAGGAGGCAGCCGGAGAACTTCAGCTATTATCAACAACAGCAGCAGCAGTATTCTTCGTGTTCATCTGTTCCGATTGTGAAGGTTGAGCTGCAGAATTTGATACTTTCGATTCTCGACGATCCTTTAGTGAGTAGAGTGTTTGGGGAGGCGGGGTTCAGGAGTTATGATATAAAAGCAGCTACTCTTAGGCCTGGGAATAGTTTTCATACGCCTCATCTGTTTGGTTATTCGTCCAGGTACAAGCGGCCAAACCCGCCTttatttttgtgtaattttggTAGTGGTGACAATATTAGCGAGGCCGGGGGGAAAAGTTTTAACTTTCCTTTTATGGGCTGTTTTTCTCGGGATGAGAATTCAAGAAGGATTGGTGAAGTTATGGTGAAAAACAAGAAAAGGAATCCGCTCCTTTTGGGGGTTTCCTCCGGAGATGCCCTGAGAAGTTTCTTGGAAGTCGTCCGGAGGAAAATAGACAGTGTTTTGCCGGTGGGTTTGAGTGGTTTGAGTGTGATCTGTGTGAAAGATGAGATCTTGAGGTTTGTTAATGGAGATTTGGATCAGGGTTCATTAAAGTTGAGACTTGAAGAGGTGGAAAGGATGGTGGAGAGTGTTGTGGGAACTGGGGTTGTGTTGAATTTTGGTGATTTGAAAGTATTGTGTGGCGATGTTGTTTGTATTGATGGTTTGAATGATTTCGTGAGCAAATTGACTGGATTGCTGCAGATTCATGGTGGGAAACTGTGGTTGATTGGTGCTGCTGCTACGCATGAAAtctatttcaagtttttgaacAAATTTCCTTCCGTTGAAGATGATTGGGACCTGGAAATTCTCCCTATTACTTCTCTTACATTTTCCATGGGTGGTTCATATCCAAGATCCAG CTTGATGGAGTCTTTTGTTCCATTGGGTGGATTCTTTTCGATGCCATCGGATGCAAAAAATACGCTGAGCAGTTCGTGTCACTATGTTGTCCGCTGTCATCTATGCAACGAGAAGTGTGAACAAGAAGTTACAGCACTTTCGGATGGTGACAGTTGTGATTCGGTTTTAAAACAGTCTCAGTCAAGTTTACCTCCTTGGTTACAAAATGCTGAATACAACACGCAGAATGGTGTTACTGACTTGAAG GCCAAAGACGATAGATTGTCACTGAACGCAAAAATTTCTGGCATCCAGAAGAAATGGGATGGTATCTGCCAGCACCATCACTACAGCCAATCTTTCGCCAAAGGATATACTAGTCAATGCAGTTATCCATTTCCACGTGTTACGGGTTTTCAAGTTACGGAAGAAGGGAAAGAAAATGCTAGCAAAGACAGTAGCAAACACTCTGATGAGTCATCACCTGAACAAGGAAGCAAGAATGTAATGTCCAGCTTGTCCACCGATTTATGGCAGAGCCCTTCCCTTAAAGAACCTAATACATTGGACGTGCTGTCAAAAACCAACAATCTGAATGTTTTATCAAAACCTGTCGAAAATCATTCAAAGTTTGACCGTGAAATTGGTGGGCTCAAACTCTCTGCTTCAAGTGCTAGCATAATCAATGGTCGAACATCTCCTACTTCGGCCACTTCAGTGACTACAGAGTTGGGTTTAGGGACTGTTTCGGCTTGTACAGACAAAGAATTTGAGAAACATGCAGATCAAACTCATATGGATACTCTTCAGCAATATAAGGTGAATGATCCTAAGGTGCTTTTCAAATCCCTTGTCGAAAGAGTCGGTCAGCAAGAAGAAGCTATTTATGCTGTTGTTGAAGCAATAACTAGACGCCCTACTAAAATGGCTGGTCTCCATGGGGCTAGTCGCGGTGATACATGGTTTAACTTCCGAGGACCTGATAGATTGGGCAAGAGAAAGCTTGGCCTGGCACTTGCGGAGATGTTATATGGAAGCACAGACAGTTTTATTTTCGCAGACCTAAGTTTCCGAGATGAAATTACTCATCCTGATGCACTTTGGAATCTACAAGTGATTAATAAATACGATGTTTCAATGAGAGGGACTGTTGTTGATTACTTGGTCGAAAAGCTGAGCAAAAGGCCGTCGGTTGTGTTTCTTGAAAATGTCGACAAGGCTGATTTAGTGGTTCAAAATAGCTTGTTTCATGCTGCCAAGACCGGCAGATTTATCGATTTGAGTGGAAGAGAAGTAAACATCAGCAATTCCGTGTTTCTTGTGACAACAAGGTTCAAGAAAGGTAGCAACTGTTTCTTCAGTGGCAATGAGATAGCTGAATACTCGGAGGAGGAGATATCACTGGTGAAGGGACGTACGATTCAGATATGGATTGGATTCGACCTTAATGATGATCCCACGAGCGACAAATCGACTCTATCAGACCCAGTTTCCGTGAACAAAAGAAAGCTCACTgcaagcagcagcagcagccgaGGTAGAAACACAGACCGAATAGGAATCTTAGACATGTCGAAAAGAGCTCACAAGGCGGTAAACAGATTCCTGGACTTGAACCTTCCTGCTGATGCAAGCGAAACAGTTAGCAAAGAAGAAACCGAGTCCGAGTCAAGTTCTGAAAATTCAAACTCATGGCTGGAGGATTTCGAAGGACAAATAGATCGAGTAGTGGTTTTTGAGCCATTCGATTTCGAGAAACTTGCTGAAAAACTAATCAAGGACATTAAAGAATCCTCGAACAAGATTTTCGGCGTCGAATGCTCGTTAGAGATAGAGTTAAGTGTAATGCAGCAGCTCTTAGCTGCTGCATATTTATTTGACATCCAGAAGGTGGAAGACTGGATTCAACGTGTTCTTAAGCAGGGATTCG GAGCCATTGGAAAGTACAGTATCGATGCACATTCTGTAGTAAAGCTTCTTACCTGTGATGGCGGTTTTAGTGAAGATAAGCTAGCCGGATCTCTCCTTCCTGCAGGAATTATCTTGAGTTAG